The Terriglobus roseus sequence CCCAAAGGCACACAGGTAAATCTTCGTGAAAGTGTTGCACTCGACCACGCCGCCGTTGGCCAAAACCCATTCACGGGCTTTCACGAGCACAGGGTCGTCCTGGGACCAGCCCATCAGCTTCAGCGCGTGGTACGCCTTGACACCGTAGTTGATGTTGGACGGTCCACCCGGGTAAAGGCTCCATCCGCCATCGGTATTCTGATGCCGCAGAATCTCGTTGACTGCGCGCTGCAATTTGCCGGGATCGCCTGTACCGAGCAGGGTGTGGAGGAAGATGTAATCCGCCTCCAGCATGACATCGGCCTCAAGTTCGCCACACCAGTAGCCGTCTGCGTGCTGCTGGCCCAGCAGCCAATCCTTTGCCGTGGTCACTGCCGCACGGACACGGTCCAGACCGAGGTCCAGGCGACCAAAGCGCGGCTGTGCGGGGCTCGCAGGTGCGGTGGTTGCCGCCGGCGTACCCGATCTGAAGTCTTGTTCCTGCATTCTGATTAGACGGATCCCTCAGCAGAAGCGATGCAGCCTGCGAACCTGCGTGGATGCTGCGAATTACTGCATTTGACGCGACGAGTGCCGGTCAGTTTCGACGCAATTACCAACGAACCTAAACGCGAACTGTCTGCGATCCCGGTGCTGAAGCAATGGCTTGGACAATCTCAGGCGGCAGGCCGAAGCGAACATTCTCCGGCATCACCTCGACCTCATCGACATCACCATAACCCTTGCCCTGCAGGTACGCCACAACTTCCTGAACCAGAACCTCAGGCGCAGATGCACCGGCCGTAATGGCGACGCGCTCCTTGCCCTCGAGCCACTCCGGCTTGATGTCTTCCGCGCTGTCGATCAGGTACGACGTAGTGCCGATGTTCATGGAAACCTCAACCAGACGGTTGGAGTTTGAGCTGTTACGCGAACCCACCACGAGCACCAGATCGGCACCGTGCGCCACGTTCTTCACCGCAGTCTGACGGTTCTCGGTGGCGTAGCAGATGTCCTGTGCATGCGGTCCGACGATCTTTGGGAACTTCTTCTTCAACGCCTCGATCATGTACTTCGCTTCGTCAAGCGAGAGCGTCGTCTGCGTAAGATACGCAACCTTCTCAGGATCGGGAACGATCAACTGGTCGACTTCTTCGATTGTCGAAACCACTTGGGTCACATCCGGCGCTTCACCCTGCGTGCCCTCAACCTCTTCGTGATCGCGATGACCGACCAGCACAAGGGAGTAACCCTGCTTGGCAAATTTGATAGCTTCGACGTGAACCTTCGTGACGAGAGGGCAGGTCGCGTCAATCACCTTCAGCCCACGTTCTTTCGCGCGCTCCCGGACGGCCGGCGAAACGCCGTGCGCGGAGTAGATCACGCGCTTGCCCTCCGGCACCTCGTCC is a genomic window containing:
- a CDS encoding 4-hydroxy-3-methylbut-2-enyl diphosphate reductase, whose protein sequence is MSTLTLDPPVSTENDSAKQKRVLLLKPRGFCAGVVRAVDIVKIALDTFGAPIYVRKEIVHNSYVVDDLRQKGAIFVNELDEVPEGKRVIYSAHGVSPAVRERAKERGLKVIDATCPLVTKVHVEAIKFAKQGYSLVLVGHRDHEEVEGTQGEAPDVTQVVSTIEEVDQLIVPDPEKVAYLTQTTLSLDEAKYMIEALKKKFPKIVGPHAQDICYATENRQTAVKNVAHGADLVLVVGSRNSSNSNRLVEVSMNIGTTSYLIDSAEDIKPEWLEGKERVAITAGASAPEVLVQEVVAYLQGKGYGDVDEVEVMPENVRFGLPPEIVQAIASAPGSQTVRV